In one Alnus glutinosa chromosome 14, dhAlnGlut1.1, whole genome shotgun sequence genomic region, the following are encoded:
- the LOC133857546 gene encoding U3 small nucleolar RNA-associated protein 18 homolog, giving the protein MSLISQKILPKSRANKTKRVDADEPSFLPGNEDTGNGDLDVLRVNKRKKERKEEDEKLVIEQEREMKKLENSLFGSLYSPVEFGKEDEDIQDRAEKGSALFFMDRSANSMLSVYEEDGEFLERSNDEEETKPRKPVWADEEEQKTKINIAQVNRLRKLRKEEDESLISGSEYVSRLRAQHAKLNPRTEWAQFDSWAKHDSSFDDESSDEENGAVVARGYEDVEVVEDILRTNEDLVVKSSTKLLPGLLEYSRLVDANVEDPSKGPINSVQFHRNAQLLLVSGLDRGLRFFQIDGKRNTKIQSIFLDDCPVRKASFLPDGSQVIIAGRRKFFYCFDLVKAKVDKIGPLVGREERSLELFEVSPDSSTIAFVGNEGYILLVSTKTKELIGTLKMNGTVRSLAFADDGQQLLSSGGDGQVYHWDLRTRACFHKGVDEGCMNGTALCTSPNGKLFAAGSDSGIVNIYNREEFLGGKRKPIKTIENLTTKVDFLKFNNDAQILAISSSMKKNSLKLIHVPSFTVFSNWPPLNKSLHYPRCLDFSPGGGFMAMGNAGGKVLLYKLHHYLHA; this is encoded by the coding sequence ATGAGTTTAATATCTCAAAAGATTCTCCCTAAAAGTAGAGCCAACAAGACAAAAAGGGTGGATGCTGATGAGCCTTCATTTCTGCCAGGGAATGAAGACACCGGAAATGGAGATTTGGATGTTTTAAGGGTgaataagagaaagaaagaacgcAAGGAAGAGGATGAGAAGTTGGTAATTGagcaagaaagagaaatgaagaagCTGGAGAACTCTTTGTTTGGTTCTCTGTATTCCCCTGTTGAGTTTGGGAAGGAAGATGAGGACATTCAAGACAGAGCTGAGAAAGGTTCTGCTTTGTTTTTCATGGACCGTTCTGCAAATAGTATGCTCTCTGTTTATGAAGAGGATGGAGAATTCTTAGAAAGAAGTAATGATGAGGAGGAAACTAAGCCAAGAAAACCTGTATGGGCAGATGAGGAAGagcaaaaaaccaaaataaatattgcTCAAGTTAACAGATTAAGGAAACTGAGGAAGGAAGAGGATGAGAGTTTAATTTCTGGTTCAGAGTATGTATCGAGATTGAGGGCCCAACATGCTAAGCTGAACCCCAGAACAGAGTGGGCCCAATTCGATTCATGGGCAAAGCATGATTCATCTTTTGATGATGAGTCATCGGATGAAGAAAATGGGGCAGTAGTGGCCCGTGGTTACGAGGATGTTGAAGTTGTTGAAGATATCCTTCGAACAAATGAAGACCTTGTTGTGAAAAGCAGTACAAAATTGTTGCCTGGACTTCTTGAATACTCAAGACTTGTAGATGCAAATGTAGAGGATCCTTCTAAGGGTCCAATAAATTCAGTTCAGTTCCATCGAAATGCTCAATTGCTACTTGTTTCAGGATTGGATCGAGGGCTcagattttttcaaattgatgGCAAACGCAAtaccaagatacaaagtatctTCCTTGATGATTGCCCCGTTCGAAAGGCATCTTTCTTACCTGATGGGTCTCAGGTTATTATAGCAGGAAGGAGAAAGTTCTTCTACTGCTTCGATTTAGTAAAAGCAAAAGTCGATAAAATAGGTCCCCTGGTTGGCAGGGAGGAGAGGAGCTTGGAACTCTTTGAGGTTTCCCCTGATTCTAGTACGATTGCCTTTGTGGGAAATGAAGGTTATATCTTGCTGGTTTCTACCAAAACGAAGGAACTGATAGGGACACTAAAGATGAATGGAACAGTTCGGTCTTTAGCTTTTGCTGATGATGGGCAGCAATTATTGAGCTCTGGTGGTGATGGCCAGGTGTACCACTGGGATTTGAGAACGAGGGCTTGCTTCCATAAGGGTGTAGATGAAGGTTGCATGAATGGTACGGCTCTCTGCACTTCCCCAAATGGCAAACTATTTGCAGCCGGTTCAGACAGTGGGATTGTTAATATTTATAACAGAGAGGAGTTCTTAGGGGGCAAGAGAAAACCTATCAAGACCATAGAAAATCTAACCACCAAAgtggattttctgaaatttaataATGATGCTCAAATATTGGCTATTTCTTCTAGCATGAAGAAGAACAGTTTAAAGTTGATCCATGTCCCGTCGTTTACTGTGTTCTCGAACTGGCCTCCACTTAACAAGTCCCTACATTATCCACGCTGTTTGGATTTCAGTCCCGGCGGTGGTTTCATGGCCATGGGAAATGCTGGTGGAAAAGTGTTGTTGTACAAGTTGCATCACTACCTTCATGCATAG
- the LOC133857662 gene encoding phospholipase A1-Igamma2, chloroplastic-like produces the protein MAAISLSNTLLPNPFPIRRHTLLQQKSQLGVPKVATKTPTICKVLSKTSDSLSTAITEQLEEDEEACDITSQPERQLADAWREIHGQDDWVGLLDPMDPLLRSELIRYGDMAQACYDAFDFDPFSKYCGSCRFMRRDFFDSLGMKSHQGYDVSRYLFATSNINLPNFFKKSRWPKVWSKNANWIGYVAVSNDETTKRLGRRDITIAWRGTVTRLEWIADLMDFLKPISSNKIPCPDPTVKAESGFLDLYTDKDEACRFCKYSAREQILSEVKRLLNMYASEQVSITITGHSLGAALAVLSAYDIVETGLNVLTDGSAVPVCVFSFAGPRVGNVRFKERLETLELKVLRVVNIHDMVPKSPGLFFNEQVPPMVMKWAEGLPWSYSHVGVELGLDHKNSPFLKQTGDPVAAHNLEAHLHLLDGYHGKGHRFVLASGRDPALVNKACDFLKDHYLVPPYWRQDENKGMVRSKDGRWVQPERPKLDDDHPSDIHHHLNQLRLTSH, from the exons ATGGCGGCCATTTCCCTATCTAACACTCTCCTACCCAATCCCTTCCCCATACGCCGGCACACCCTCCTCCAACAAAAATCCCAGCTTGGAGTTCCAAAAGTAGCCACAAAAACACCAACAATATGCAAGGTACTATCCAAAACCAGCGACTCCCTATCGACCGCTATCACCGAGCAACTAGAAGAGGACGAAGAAGCTTGTGACATTACTTCCCAACCGGAGCGCCAACTAGCCGATGCCTGGCGTGAAATCCACGGCCAAGACGACTGGGTCGGCCTGCTCGATCCAATGGACCCGCTTCTCCGATCGGAGCTAATCAGGTACGGCGATATGGCACAGGCATGTTACGACGCCTTCGATTTCGACCCCTTTTCCAAGTACTGCGGAAGCTGTAGGTTCATGCGCCGCGATTTCTTCGACTCCCTAGGAATGAAGTCACACCAGGGCTACGACGTCTCTCGCTACCTCTTCGCAACCTCAAACATCAACCTACCAAACTTCTTCAAGAAGTCGCGGTGGCCTAAAGTGTGGAGCAAGAACGCCAACTGGATCGGATACGTCGCCGTTTCCAACGACGAAACCACAAAACGTTTAGGTCGCCGTGACATAACCATAGCATGGAGAGGCACAGTGACACGGCTGGAGTGGATTGCAGACCTAATGGATTTCCTCAAGCCAATCTCTTCCAACAAAATCCCATGTCCGGATCCAACGGTGAAAGCCGAATCTGGGTTCTTAGACCTCTACACAGACAAGGACGAGGCCTGCCGGTTTTGCAAGTACTCAGCGAGAGAACAAATATTAAGCGAGGTCAAAAGGTTGCTTAACATGTACGCAAGCGAACAAGTGAGCATTACCATCACAGGGCATAGTCTAGGGGCGGCGTTGGCCGTTCTAAGCGCGTACGATATCGTCGAGACGGGGTTGAATGTGTTAACGGACGGCAGCGCTGTGCCGGTGTGCGTGTTTTCGTTTGCCGGTCCGAGAGTAGGGAACGTAAGGTTCAAGGAGAGGCTTGAGACGTTGGAGCTGAAGGTGTTGAGGGTGGTGAATATTCACGACATGGTGCCAAAGTCGCCGGGGCTGTTCTTCAACGAGCAAGTGCCACCGATGGTGATGAAGTGGGCCGAGGGGTTGCCGTGGAGTTACTCGCACGTTGGAGTCGAGCTTGGATTGGATCACAAGAACTCGCCGTTTTTGAAGCAGACCGGCGATCCGGTTGCTGCACATAATTTGGAGGCTCACCTACATTTGCTTGATgg ATACCATGGGAAAGGGCATAGATTTGTGCTAGCAAGTGGAAGAGATCCTGCACTGGTGAACAAGGCGTGTGATTTCTTGAAAGACCATTACTTGGTCCCGCCTTACTGGAGGCAAGATGAGAACAAGGGCATGGTGAGGAGCAAGGATGGGCGTTGGGTGCAGCCTGAACGCCCAAAGCTCGATGATGATCACCCTTCGGATATCCACCACCACCTCAACCAACTACGCCTGACTTCTCATTAA